GAAGGCCTGCGCGCGCTGATGCGCCAGGATCCCGACATCATCATGGTGGGCGAGATCCGCGACCTGGAAACCGCCGAGATGGCCATCCAGGCCTCGTTGACCGGCCACCTGGTGTTCTCCACGCTGCACACCAATGATTCGGTCTCGGCCATCACCCGGCTGACCGACCTGGGCGTGCCGAACTACCTGATCGATGCCACCGTCATCGGCGTGCTGGCGCAGCGCCTGGTGCGCACCCTGTGCCCCAGCTGCAAGCAGCCGGATCCGGACATCTCGCGGGAATCGCTGGACGAGATGTTCAAGCCCTGGCGGCTCAACGGTGCGGTCAAGCCGTACAAGCCGGTGGGCTGCCTGGACTGCCGCAATACCGGCTACCGGGGCCGCTCCGGCCTGTATGAGCTGCTGATGCTGAGCGACTCGGTGCGCAAGCAGCTGCATCCGCACACCGACATCCCGGCGCTGCGTCGTCTGGCGGTGCAGGACGGTTTGCGCCCGTTGCGCCTGGCCGGTGCGATGAAGGTCGCCGAAGGGGTGACCACGATGGACGAGGTGCTGCGTAGCACGCCGACCTGGGAGAGCTGATCGGGGTTTGCGCTAGCGACCTTCCGGTATTTCGCCACGATGCGGAGGCCATTTGGTCAAGCGGCGGGCCCGGGCGGTAGTTTTACGTGGAAACCACAGACGAGCCATGGGGACCGCTGCCTAGAATCGCCGCCATTCAAGCCGCAAGAGGTTTCCTCGATGAAGATCAAGAGTCAACGCGACTTCTGGTCAGGGCTGTTGTTTGTGATCGTCGGCGTCGCGTTCGCGTGGGGCTCCATCAGCAACTACAGCTTTGGCACTTCGGCCCGTCCCGGGCCTGGTTACTTCCCCTTTGGTCTGGGCGTGTTGCTCGCCATCCTCGGGGGCACCGTGCTCTTCAAGGCGCTGACCATCGAATCGGAGGGCGGGCAGCCCATCGGTCCGGTGGCCTGGCGGCCCTTGCTGATCGTCGTGGGCGCGATCGCGCTGTTCGGCGTGGCGCTGCCCCGTCTGGGCATGGCGATCACCCTGCCGCTGCTGATCATCACCGCCTCGTTCGCCAGCGACGAGTTCCGCTGGCGTGACGCCATTCTGAGCAGTGTCATCCTGACCATCGGCAGCTGGGCGATCTTCGTCTGGGGCCTGAATCTGGTGATCCCTGTGTGGCCGCCATTCCTGGGCCTTTGAGGAGACAAGCCACATGGATCTGCTGAACAACCTCATGCTGGGGTTCCAGACAGCGGCAACGCTGCAGAACCTCCTCTACGCCTTCGGCGGCGCGGTGCTGGGCACGCTGATCGGCGTGCTGCCGGGCCTGGGCCCGGTCGCGACGATCGCGATGCTGCTGCCCTCGATCTATGCGCTGGACGCCACGCCCGCGCTGATCATGCTGGCCGGCATCTACTACGGCGCGCAGTACGGCGGGTCGACCACCGCCATCCTGATCAACGTCCCGGGCGAGTCGTCCTCGGTGGTGACCGCCATCGACGGCTACCAGATGGCCCGCCAAGGCCGCGCCGGCCCGGCGCTGGCTGCTGCCGGCCTGGGCTCGTTCTTCGCCGGTTGCGTGGGCACGGTCATCATCGCGGCCTTCGCGCCGCCGCTGACCGAGCTGGCCTTCAAGTTCGGCCCGGCCGAGTATTTCTCGCTGATGGTGCTGGGCCTGATCGGTGCGGTGGTGCTGGCTTCGGGCTCGCTGCTCAAGGCGATCTCGATGATCGTGCTGGGCCTGCTGCTCGGACAGGTCAACACCGATGTGATCTCGGGCACGCCCCGCTTCTCGTTCGACATCCCCGAGCTGACCGACGGCATCAACTTCGTCGTGATCGCGATGGGCATCTTCGGCTTCGGTGAAATCATCGCGAACCTGGGCCAGCCGGCCGAGCATCGCGAGGTCTTCACTAAGAGCGTGAAGGGCCTGTGGCCGACCAAGCAGGACTTCCAGGAAGCCTGGCCGGCGGTGCTGCGCGGCACGACGCTGGGTTCCTTGCTGGGCGTGTTGCCCGGCGGCGGGGCGCTGCTGGCCTCGTTCGCGGCGTACACCTTGGAAAAGAAGGTCTCGAAGGATCCGAGCCGGTTCGGCAAGGGTGCCATCCAGGGGGTGGCCGGTCCTGAGGCGGCCAACAATGCCGGCGCGCAGACCTCGTTCATCCCGATGCTGACGCTGGGCATTCCGCCCAACGCGGTGATGGCGCTGATGGTCGGTGCGATGACCATCAAGGGCATCCAGCCCGGCCCGCAGGTCATGACCAGCAACCCCGAGCTGTTCTGGGGCCTGATCGCCTCGATGTGGATCGGCAACCTGATGCTGGTGATCCTGAACCTGCCGCTGATCGGCATCTGGATCAAGCTGCTGACGGTGCCTTACCGCTTCCTGTTCCCGGCGATCGCGGTGTTCTGCTGCATCGGCACCTACACGCTGAACAACAACAACTTCGACGTCTACATGACGGCCGGGTTCGCGGTGATCGGTTATGTGTTCTACAAGCTGAGCTGCGAGCCCGCGCCGCTGCTGCTGGGCTTCATCCTCGGTCCGATGATGGAAGAGAACCTGCGTCGCGCGCTGCTGCTGTCGCGCGGTGATTGGGGCACCTTCATGACCCGTCCGCTGTCCGCCGGCCTGCTGATCGCGGCCGCGCTGATGGTGGTGGTGGTGATGCTGCCGTCGATCAAGAACAAGCGCGAGGAAGCGTTCCAGGAAGACTGAGCGCCACGGCCTCTATGAAAAGCGCCCCGCAGTGATGAACTGCGGGGCGCTTCTGCTTCGGGTCTTCGCGACGGGGCGCAGACCATTGCAACGCTGAGGATCCTTCTCCCTGGACCGCCGGTCCTGGACGAATGAACAACGCCCCGCAGGGATGAGCTGCAGGGCGTTCTTGATCGGGATCGTTGCGAGCAGCCTGTGGCCCTCGCCGTGCGGAGGATCTCAGTCCTGGCGACGACGACGACGGGCCACCACGCCCAGCGCGGCCAGGCCGGCCAGCATCAGCGCCATGCTTTGCGGTTCCGGCACGGCCGACAGCATGCGCACGCTCACGCCGTCCAGCGACGTGCCGAAGGAGTCGCTGCGACCCAGGGCGGCAAAGCTCAGGGTCATCGTCTGGCCGGTACCGATGAACTCGGTCGAGTAGGTCGCCCAAGTCGTCGAGGTGTTGTTGCCGACCACGCCCGTCAGGCCGCCCACGGTCCAGCCGAGCCCGTTGCTGGCGGCGCCGCGGTTGTCGCCACGGTTGGCATAGGAGAAGCTCAGCGCGTAGGTCGCGCCGGCCACGGTGGCGAAGCTCTGGCTGATGCTGCTGTTGGCGGAGGTGTCCAGCTCGACGAAGTTGTGACCGTCCACGGCGCTGCCCGACACGTTGTTGCGCACTTCCACGCCGTTGCGGCCGACAGTCCAACCGTCGATGCCGCTGTAGACATGCCAGCCCCCGCTGCGCAGCGCCGTGGACTCGAAGCTGCCGTTGTTCAGCAGGTTGTCGCCCTCTGCGGCGAAGGCGAACACAGGGGTGACGAGCAGGGCGGTGGCGATCAGGCGCTTCATATCGGGTGGGATCGAGAGTTCGAACAATCAGGTGGGCGCAGAGACTTCCGCGCAGCCTGCGGATTGTTCGGGGTCAGGCATTGCCGGGCATCCCCTGGGCAGTGGGGGTGACGAGATGTTTCGTGAACCAGTCCACGCGGCGACGACGGCCACCGAAGTCGGCTACCGATGGCTGCCCCATGCGCGACGTCCAGCGGGGCGGCAATCGCCCGATTGGCCGGCCGCCGATCATCAGGATCAGGCTAGGCGCATCGACATGAAGAAAGCCCCGCAACGCGGGGCCTTCAGTGAGCCTCCAGGGCGGGCTCAGGCGGTCTTGGTGCGCGCCCGGGACTTGGCCGGCGCGGTGGATGGCTTGGTGGCTGCCACCCGCACCGGCACGGTGGCCGGCGTGGGGACGGACGCCGCCTTGGATTTCCTGCCGGTCGCCGAGGTGCCCGGAGACGCCTTGGCGGAGGTGGCGGGTTTGCCAGCGCCGCCGGCCTTCGCGGCAGCCTTGCTTCGCGATGCGGAAGCGGTGCTCGATGTGTGTGCGCCGCCAGCGGTGGGCTGTTTCACTGCGGCAGCCGCCTTGCCCGTCTTGGCCGCCTTGGCTGGATTCGCTGGTTTCGATGCCTTGGCTGTCTTCGCTGCCTTCGATGCTTTGGCGGGTTTGGTCGCTTTCCCGGCCTGATCCTTCGCTTTCACCTTCCGCGTTGCCTCTGGCTCGGCGGATGGCACCGTGATCGACGGCCTGGCCTTCGATGCGCCCCCCGGACGCTTGATGGGTGCTGCGACCGCGCCGGCGCTGCGCTCGGCGCCTGGCCCGCCGGTGGAGGCCAAGGCCGCGTTCAAGGCATCCAACCGGGCAGACAGGGCCGCGAGGTCCTGAGCGCTCGGAACGCCCAGCCGGTGCAGTGCGCGGGCGACGCGGTCCTCGAAGATCGATTCCAGCTTGTCCCAATGCTGACCGGCCCGCGTGCCGACTTCGCCGGCCATGTCGGTCATGCGGCTGGCGACGGCGCCCAGTTTGTCCTCTGCACTGGCCTGGGCTTGCTGCGTGGTCTTCTGCAGCTTCGCGCCTTCAGCGGCCAGATGGTCGAACACCTTGCCGCCGTTGCCTTGGGCCTTGGCAAAGGCCGCCAGGCCCGCCGACCAGATCTGCTGGGCCGAGTCCTTGACCAGTTGCGCGAATTGTCCGTCCAGCAGGCTGGCGGGCGTGGCGCCGCTGGCCGGGCCGGTGGCGTCGGTCTTGGCCGCCTTCTTGAAGTCGGCCGTTTTCTGAACCTTCTTGACCATGGACGTTCCTCGTGCAGTGCGATGGGCGCAGATGAATGGTCGAACTATAGGGGGCCTCCCCCGCGCAGAGCTGACGAATCCTAGGTCCGGTGCTCTATCCGCGCGAGCGTGCGCTCCTCACCGCGCCGCGATCACGGCGCATCGATGACGTCGACGACGCCAATGGGGCTCGCGGGTCTCGCCTGCATCGTGAATGGATGGCATGACGACATCCGTCGGATCAGCTTGTCCGACGCCGCACGTCAAGCAGCAAGCAGCAAGCAGCAAGCAGCAAGCAGCAAGCAGCAGCCGGCGTGCCTGAGGCACGCCCTGCAATTCCGTGCGAGGCTGCCCACCTTCCTTTGGGGGAGATGCGCTGAATCGGCTCGGCGGACTGCAGAATCCGCGCATGCCGAGTCTCGGCTGACCGCGTTCCATGACTGCACTGACCGAATCTCCCGTCCATTCCCGCCCCACCCTGCCGCTGCTACGCAGTGGCGCCAGCATCGATTGCCCGCAATGCGCGGCGGCGATGCATCACCTGCGACTGCCGGGCCACCAAGGCGCCCACGTCGATCTGGACCATTGCCGTCCCTGCGGCCTGGTGTGGTTCGATGCGATGGAGTCGGTGCATCTGTCGGGCCTGGGCTGGGTGCAGTTGCTGCGGGAACTGCAGTTGGGCCTGCCGGTCGCGCTGCATGACCAACCCGCCGTACGGCTGACCTGCCCGCTGTGCCGCCTTTCCTTGAAGGCAGTCCACAACCGCACCCGCTTCGGCCGGTTCCCGACGCTGGAATGCCCCAGCTGCTGCGGACATTTGCATCGGCAGGCCGGCATGCTGGCCGAGCGCGGCCTGGTCCGGCCCTTGTTGCCGGCCGAGCGTGGCGCGCTGAAACAGGAGCAGCGGCAACTGCTGTGCTTCAGTTGCGGCGCCCCCAGTGATGGCCAAGGCGACACCTGCAGTTATTGCACCGCGCCGCTGGTGATGATCGATCTGCCGCGGCTGCACCATGCCTTGCGGGTGCGGCAGCGCGACGAGCCGCTGCTGTCGCCTTCGGACGGCCGTCCGCTGGCCTGGGCCTGCCGAGGTTGCGGTGCGCCGATGGACCCGGCCCGGGAAACCAGCTGCGGCCGTTGCGACCATGCGGTGGTGGTGCCGTCGCTGATCGACCTGTTGCCGACGCTCGACGCGCTCGAGCGCGAGTGGCGCGACGACCGCGCCCTTCGCGAGCGCTCACGCGCCGAGCGGAAGGCGTCCTATCGCGCCCCGTCGCGCCGGGACGGCGAGGCGCCCGGCACGGTGATGACGGGCGATGCCGCGTCCTCCAGGGAGGAGGACGCCGCACAGGCGCGGCAGGACAAGCTGAACTGGGCGATCGGCTGGGCCTTGGGCGGCGAAAGCGACGACACGCATGGCCGCGACCACGACGAACTGTCCTGGCGACAGGTGCTCGTCGTGCTGCTGATCTTCGCGTTCTTCCTCTGGCTGTTCTACGGCTGACCTGCCGCCGGGCGGCGTCGGCTCAGAGCTCCAGCACGCTGATCGGCGCCGAGCAGGATGCCGGCGTGCCGCCACCGCGCACGACGAAGGGCAACTCGCCCCACGGGCCGGACTCCTTCGGGCAGCCGCTGCGCAGCGTGCCGCCGGGGCAGGCGCATCCCTTGGTCTTCACCAGCTTGTCCACGGTCTTTGCCTGCTGCGGGCTGAGCTTGGGCAGTTGCGGCGAGAACACCAGTTGCAGCGCGGTCGAGGGGGCCGGCGCATCCGCCGCAGGCACCGGGCCGAGCAGCGTGGTCATCGACTGCAGGTCCTTGAGGGCCGAGGCCGGCTTGGTGCCCTTGGCGCGGCGCAAGTAGTTCAACGCCACTTCCATCGCGGCATAGCCGCGCGCCGCCGAGGCGGTGAACGGCTTGCGGAAGGCCGCGCCGTAGGTGTTGGCCACCTGATCCCAGCGGCTCTTGTCGACCATCAGGACCGGGCAGAGCACCGCGTCGACCCGCTCGTTCAGCGAAGCCTGGAAGTCCAGCCAGCAGGAGGTGCGGGCGCTGATGCGCAGGCCGGTCTCCCGGCGCAGGTCGGTGGCGATGCGCTCGGCGGCATAGAGCTCGATGCGCCCCAGCTGAAGCTGCAGCTCCTGGTCCTTGAGCCGCTCGGCATTGCTGGAGACCAGCGGAATGCCGGCGCTGCGCAGTTGGTCGGCACCGCCGCCGATCTCGCACCAGTTGC
The Roseateles amylovorans genome window above contains:
- a CDS encoding ABC transporter substrate-binding protein → MATGLGLVNQARAATIGVILPGSWPSAQQAEELKLGMTLALKTWPGDAAPTLLIKDSACDAKKAQTAVQELIQAKVDVVLGNWCEIGGGADQLRSAGIPLVSSNAERLKDQELQLQLGRIELYAAERIATDLRRETGLRISARTSCWLDFQASLNERVDAVLCPVLMVDKSRWDQVANTYGAAFRKPFTASAARGYAAMEVALNYLRRAKGTKPASALKDLQSMTTLLGPVPAADAPAPSTALQLVFSPQLPKLSPQQAKTVDKLVKTKGCACPGGTLRSGCPKESGPWGELPFVVRGGGTPASCSAPISVLEL
- a CDS encoding DUF642 domain-containing protein — encoded protein: MKRLIATALLVTPVFAFAAEGDNLLNNGSFESTALRSGGWHVYSGIDGWTVGRNGVEVRNNVSGSAVDGHNFVELDTSANSSISQSFATVAGATYALSFSYANRGDNRGAASNGLGWTVGGLTGVVGNNTSTTWATYSTEFIGTGQTMTLSFAALGRSDSFGTSLDGVSVRMLSAVPEPQSMALMLAGLAALGVVARRRRRQD
- a CDS encoding tripartite tricarboxylate transporter permease translates to MDLLNNLMLGFQTAATLQNLLYAFGGAVLGTLIGVLPGLGPVATIAMLLPSIYALDATPALIMLAGIYYGAQYGGSTTAILINVPGESSSVVTAIDGYQMARQGRAGPALAAAGLGSFFAGCVGTVIIAAFAPPLTELAFKFGPAEYFSLMVLGLIGAVVLASGSLLKAISMIVLGLLLGQVNTDVISGTPRFSFDIPELTDGINFVVIAMGIFGFGEIIANLGQPAEHREVFTKSVKGLWPTKQDFQEAWPAVLRGTTLGSLLGVLPGGGALLASFAAYTLEKKVSKDPSRFGKGAIQGVAGPEAANNAGAQTSFIPMLTLGIPPNAVMALMVGAMTIKGIQPGPQVMTSNPELFWGLIASMWIGNLMLVILNLPLIGIWIKLLTVPYRFLFPAIAVFCCIGTYTLNNNNFDVYMTAGFAVIGYVFYKLSCEPAPLLLGFILGPMMEENLRRALLLSRGDWGTFMTRPLSAGLLIAAALMVVVVMLPSIKNKREEAFQED
- a CDS encoding zf-TFIIB domain-containing protein produces the protein MTALTESPVHSRPTLPLLRSGASIDCPQCAAAMHHLRLPGHQGAHVDLDHCRPCGLVWFDAMESVHLSGLGWVQLLRELQLGLPVALHDQPAVRLTCPLCRLSLKAVHNRTRFGRFPTLECPSCCGHLHRQAGMLAERGLVRPLLPAERGALKQEQRQLLCFSCGAPSDGQGDTCSYCTAPLVMIDLPRLHHALRVRQRDEPLLSPSDGRPLAWACRGCGAPMDPARETSCGRCDHAVVVPSLIDLLPTLDALEREWRDDRALRERSRAERKASYRAPSRRDGEAPGTVMTGDAASSREEDAAQARQDKLNWAIGWALGGESDDTHGRDHDELSWRQVLVVLLIFAFFLWLFYG
- a CDS encoding tripartite tricarboxylate transporter TctB family protein, producing the protein MKIKSQRDFWSGLLFVIVGVAFAWGSISNYSFGTSARPGPGYFPFGLGVLLAILGGTVLFKALTIESEGGQPIGPVAWRPLLIVVGAIALFGVALPRLGMAITLPLLIITASFASDEFRWRDAILSSVILTIGSWAIFVWGLNLVIPVWPPFLGL
- a CDS encoding phasin family protein; this encodes MVKKVQKTADFKKAAKTDATGPASGATPASLLDGQFAQLVKDSAQQIWSAGLAAFAKAQGNGGKVFDHLAAEGAKLQKTTQQAQASAEDKLGAVASRMTDMAGEVGTRAGQHWDKLESIFEDRVARALHRLGVPSAQDLAALSARLDALNAALASTGGPGAERSAGAVAAPIKRPGGASKARPSITVPSAEPEATRKVKAKDQAGKATKPAKASKAAKTAKASKPANPAKAAKTGKAAAAVKQPTAGGAHTSSTASASRSKAAAKAGGAGKPATSAKASPGTSATGRKSKAASVPTPATVPVRVAATKPSTAPAKSRARTKTA